From a region of the Thiorhodovibrio winogradskyi genome:
- the acs gene encoding acetate--CoA ligase: MSESKIHEVPSDIAARAHIDHDQYQSLYQRSVEDPEGFWAEQADRFVTWFKKWDKVMDYSYGPDDVFIRWFDGGKLNVAYNCLDRHLDTRGDQIAIVWEGDDPSVDRSLTYRELHAEVCKLGNVLKSRGVKKGDRVCIYMPMVPEAAVAMLACARIGAVHSVVFGGFSPDSLRDRILDSDCRVLITADESLRGGRQVPLKKNADQALAECPDVSTCLVIQRTGGEVAWNGERDLWYHEAMAEASVDCEPEPMDAEDPLFILYTSGSTGKPKGVLHTTGGYLVFAAMTHLYTFDYQDGEMYWCTADVGWVTGHTYIVYGPLANGAKTLMFEGVPNYPDNSRFWQVVDKHQVNIFYTAPTAIRALMRAGTDPVKATSRSSLRILGTVGEPINPEAWEWYYQVVGDSRCPVVDTWWQTETGGHLITPLPGATPLKPGSATRPFFGVVPALVDASEGTLIDGAGEGALVITRPWPGQMRTVHGDHQRFIDTYFKQYPGYYFSGDGSRRDADGYYWITGRIDDVLNVSGHRLGTAEIESALVLHEAVAEAAVVGYPHDIKGQGIYAYVTTMAGVEPTDALKQELVKLVRTEIGPIATVDIIQWAPGLPKTRSGKIMRRILRKIAANEVSALGDTSTLADPTVVEDLIDHRANQ, from the coding sequence ATGTCGGAGTCAAAAATCCATGAGGTCCCGTCGGACATCGCCGCGCGCGCCCATATCGATCACGACCAATACCAGAGCCTTTATCAGCGCTCGGTCGAGGATCCCGAGGGCTTTTGGGCGGAGCAGGCCGATCGCTTTGTCACCTGGTTCAAGAAATGGGACAAGGTGATGGACTACAGTTACGGACCCGATGATGTGTTCATCCGTTGGTTCGATGGCGGCAAGCTGAATGTGGCTTACAACTGCCTTGATCGCCACCTGGACACCCGTGGCGACCAGATCGCCATCGTCTGGGAAGGGGATGACCCCAGTGTTGATCGCTCCCTGACCTACCGCGAACTGCACGCGGAGGTCTGCAAGCTCGGCAATGTGCTGAAATCCCGTGGCGTGAAGAAAGGCGACCGCGTCTGCATCTACATGCCCATGGTGCCAGAGGCGGCCGTGGCCATGCTCGCCTGCGCCCGTATCGGCGCCGTGCATTCGGTGGTTTTTGGTGGCTTCTCGCCCGATTCCCTGCGTGATCGTATTCTGGATTCCGACTGCCGGGTGCTGATCACCGCCGATGAGAGCCTGCGTGGCGGGCGTCAAGTTCCGCTGAAAAAGAACGCCGACCAAGCCCTGGCCGAGTGCCCGGATGTGAGTACCTGCCTGGTCATTCAGCGCACTGGCGGCGAGGTGGCCTGGAACGGGGAGCGCGACCTTTGGTATCACGAGGCCATGGCGGAGGCCTCGGTGGACTGCGAGCCCGAGCCCATGGACGCGGAAGACCCGCTGTTCATCCTCTACACCTCGGGCTCCACCGGCAAGCCCAAGGGCGTGTTGCACACCACCGGCGGCTACTTGGTATTCGCCGCCATGACGCACCTCTATACCTTCGACTACCAGGATGGCGAGATGTACTGGTGCACCGCCGATGTCGGCTGGGTGACCGGACATACTTACATTGTCTATGGGCCGCTGGCCAATGGCGCCAAGACGCTGATGTTCGAGGGGGTGCCCAATTATCCGGACAACTCGCGCTTCTGGCAGGTGGTGGACAAGCACCAGGTCAATATTTTCTATACCGCCCCCACCGCAATTCGCGCGCTGATGCGTGCCGGCACCGATCCGGTCAAGGCGACCTCGCGCTCCTCGCTGCGCATTCTCGGCACCGTGGGTGAGCCAATTAACCCCGAGGCCTGGGAATGGTATTACCAGGTGGTCGGCGACAGCCGCTGCCCGGTGGTGGATACCTGGTGGCAGACCGAGACTGGCGGCCATCTGATCACCCCGCTGCCAGGAGCGACCCCGCTCAAGCCGGGCTCGGCGACCCGGCCCTTCTTCGGCGTGGTGCCGGCGCTGGTCGATGCCAGCGAGGGCACCCTGATCGACGGCGCTGGCGAGGGCGCCCTGGTCATCACTCGCCCCTGGCCCGGGCAGATGCGTACCGTCCATGGTGATCATCAGCGCTTCATTGATACCTACTTCAAGCAATACCCGGGCTATTACTTCTCGGGCGACGGCTCGCGCCGTGATGCCGACGGCTATTACTGGATTACCGGACGTATCGACGACGTGCTCAATGTGTCTGGCCATCGTTTGGGCACCGCCGAGATCGAATCCGCGCTTGTGCTGCACGAGGCCGTCGCCGAGGCGGCCGTGGTTGGTTATCCGCACGATATCAAGGGCCAGGGTATCTATGCCTATGTCACCACCATGGCCGGTGTTGAGCCCACGGACGCGCTCAAGCAGGAGCTCGTCAAGCTGGTGCGCACCGAGATCGGTCCCATCGCCACGGTGGATATCATCCAATGGGCGCCGGGTCTGCCCAAGACGCGCTCGGGCAAAATCATGCGGCGCATTCTGCGCAAGATCGCCGCGAATGAAGTCTCGGCCCTCGGTGATACCTCCACCTTGGCCGACCCGACCGTGGTCGAGGATCTGATCGATCATCGCGCCAATCAATGA
- the dnaK gene encoding molecular chaperone DnaK — protein sequence MGKIIGIDLGTTNSCVAVMDGDKPKVIENAEGDRTTPSIVAYSNDGEVLVGQSAKRQAVTNPKNTLFAIKRLIGRRHEDHVVSKDKDMVPYQIVRADNGDAWVEVNGKKMAPPEISAKVLQKMKSTAEDYLGEKVSEAVITVPAYFNDSQRQATKDAGRIAGLEVKRIINEPTAAALAYGMDKQRGDQKIAVYDLGGGTFDISIIEIAEIEGEHQFEVLSTNGDTFLGGEDFDLRIIDFLANEFKKDQGVDLHNDPLALQRLKEAAEKAKIELSTSQQTDINLPYITADQNGPKHLNVKLSRAKLESLVDDLVDRTIGPCRTALKDAGVTAGDIDEVILVGGQTRMPKVQSKVQEFFGKAPRKDVNPDEAVAIGAAIQGGVLGGDVKDVLLLDVTPLSLGIETLGGVMTKLIEKNTTIPTSAEQVFSTADDNQTAVTVHVLQGERQRAADNKSLGRFDLSDIPPAPRGVPQIEVKFDIDANGILNVSAKDKATGKEQSIVIKASSGLSDTEIDRMVKDAEAHAEEDRRFQELVGVRNQADSMIHATRKSMEQIGEDKLEAGEKDRIDAAIKDLENAMKGEDKDRIESLTKALGEASAKMAERLYANQQGGDAAAGAADATADDVVDAEFEEVKDDKK from the coding sequence ATGGGAAAGATCATCGGTATCGATCTCGGTACCACAAACTCCTGTGTCGCCGTGATGGATGGCGACAAGCCGAAGGTGATTGAGAACGCCGAGGGTGATCGAACCACGCCAAGTATCGTCGCTTATTCCAACGACGGTGAGGTGCTGGTCGGTCAATCCGCCAAGCGGCAGGCTGTCACCAATCCAAAAAATACCCTCTTCGCTATCAAGCGTCTGATCGGGCGGCGCCACGAGGATCATGTCGTCTCCAAGGACAAGGACATGGTGCCCTATCAGATCGTCCGCGCCGACAACGGCGACGCCTGGGTTGAGGTCAATGGCAAGAAAATGGCCCCGCCCGAGATTTCCGCGAAGGTGCTACAGAAGATGAAAAGCACCGCCGAGGATTATCTAGGTGAAAAGGTGTCCGAGGCCGTTATCACGGTGCCGGCCTACTTCAACGACTCGCAGCGTCAGGCCACCAAGGATGCCGGGCGTATCGCTGGGTTGGAAGTCAAGCGTATCATCAATGAGCCGACGGCCGCGGCCCTGGCCTATGGCATGGACAAGCAACGTGGCGATCAAAAAATCGCGGTCTATGACCTGGGTGGCGGCACCTTCGATATCTCCATCATCGAGATTGCCGAGATCGAAGGCGAGCATCAGTTCGAGGTGTTGTCCACGAATGGTGACACCTTCCTGGGCGGCGAGGACTTCGATCTGCGCATCATTGACTTTCTGGCCAATGAGTTCAAGAAGGATCAGGGCGTTGATCTGCACAATGACCCGCTGGCGCTGCAGCGTCTGAAAGAGGCCGCCGAGAAAGCCAAAATCGAACTCAGCACCAGTCAGCAGACCGATATCAATCTGCCCTATATCACCGCGGATCAGAACGGCCCCAAGCATCTGAATGTCAAGCTGTCTCGGGCCAAGCTGGAATCCCTGGTCGATGATCTGGTCGATCGTACCATCGGTCCCTGCCGCACCGCGCTCAAGGATGCCGGCGTGACCGCCGGCGATATCGACGAGGTCATCCTGGTCGGCGGCCAGACGCGCATGCCCAAGGTGCAGAGCAAGGTGCAGGAGTTTTTCGGCAAGGCGCCGCGCAAGGACGTGAACCCGGACGAAGCCGTCGCCATTGGCGCGGCCATTCAGGGCGGCGTGCTCGGCGGCGATGTGAAAGATGTGCTGCTGCTTGATGTCACCCCGCTGTCATTGGGGATCGAAACCCTTGGCGGCGTCATGACCAAGCTGATCGAGAAGAACACCACCATCCCCACTTCGGCCGAGCAGGTGTTCTCCACCGCTGATGACAACCAGACGGCGGTCACCGTGCATGTGCTCCAGGGCGAGCGCCAGCGTGCGGCCGACAACAAATCGCTCGGGCGCTTCGATCTGTCCGATATTCCGCCAGCGCCGCGCGGCGTACCACAGATCGAGGTTAAGTTTGACATCGATGCCAACGGCATTCTCAATGTCTCGGCCAAGGACAAGGCCACCGGCAAGGAGCAATCTATTGTCATCAAGGCGTCCTCGGGTCTGTCGGATACCGAAATCGACCGCATGGTCAAGGATGCGGAGGCCCATGCCGAGGAAGACCGCCGCTTCCAGGAGTTGGTCGGGGTGCGCAACCAGGCCGACAGCATGATCCATGCGACTCGCAAGTCGATGGAGCAGATTGGCGAGGATAAGCTCGAAGCTGGCGAGAAAGACCGCATCGATGCCGCCATCAAGGATCTCGAAAACGCCATGAAGGGCGAAGACAAGGATCGTATCGAGTCCCTAACCAAGGCCCTAGGCGAGGCATCGGCCAAGATGGCTGAACGTCTTTACGCCAACCAGCAGGGTGGCGATGCCGCTGCCGGCGCGGCCGACGCGACCGCCGATGACGTGGTTGATGCCGAGTTCGAGGAAGTAAAGGACGACAAGAAGTAA
- a CDS encoding NAD(+) kinase: MSAFHTIGIIGKQEPDPRVPATLQRLLAHLERRGHRTLLEPATSALLSDHRSPAGNSENDSLAGQAREQHSSPYAQLATHSDLIIVIGGDGTFLHAAREVATTNTPLVGINLGRLGFLVDLSPNCIETRLNDMLDGNYDSEYRSLLETRLMASSANGPECKPVWTGKALNEAVIAKWNTVRMIEFETYIDGQFVNAQRSDGLIIATPTGSTAYALSGGGPLLHPGLDNLLLVPICPHTLSNRPLVVGGDSEIEVRLCHHHPETARLTCDGQVAFELASTRSVRIRRGHTRVRLLHPRGHDHFQLLRAKLGWGGQVQEGARC; this comes from the coding sequence ATGAGCGCTTTCCATACCATCGGCATCATCGGCAAACAGGAACCGGACCCTCGGGTTCCGGCCACCTTGCAGCGATTGCTCGCGCATCTCGAGCGACGCGGGCATCGAACTTTGCTTGAGCCGGCCACCTCGGCTCTACTCTCCGATCACCGCAGTCCTGCCGGCAACTCGGAGAACGACTCTCTAGCCGGGCAAGCGCGCGAGCAGCACTCAAGCCCCTATGCCCAACTCGCCACCCACAGCGATTTGATTATCGTCATCGGCGGCGACGGCACCTTTCTGCACGCCGCGCGCGAGGTTGCCACCACGAACACGCCCCTGGTTGGCATCAATCTCGGACGCCTGGGCTTTTTGGTCGACCTGTCGCCGAACTGCATCGAAACCCGTCTGAACGATATGCTAGACGGAAACTACGACAGCGAATACCGCAGCCTGCTTGAGACCCGTCTGATGGCGTCGTCCGCGAATGGGCCGGAGTGCAAGCCGGTCTGGACTGGCAAGGCACTCAATGAAGCCGTGATCGCCAAATGGAACACGGTGCGAATGATCGAGTTCGAGACCTATATCGACGGTCAGTTCGTCAACGCCCAGCGCTCCGATGGGCTGATTATCGCCACCCCAACCGGCTCCACCGCCTATGCCCTCTCCGGCGGCGGACCACTGCTGCATCCCGGGCTGGATAATCTCCTGCTAGTGCCCATTTGCCCTCATACTCTCAGTAACCGCCCGCTGGTGGTTGGCGGCGACAGCGAAATCGAGGTCCGCCTCTGTCACCACCATCCAGAGACCGCGCGTCTCACCTGCGATGGCCAGGTGGCCTTTGAGCTCGCCAGCACCAGGTCCGTGCGCATCCGCCGCGGCCACACGCGCGTGCGACTGCTCCATCCGCGCGGGCACGATCATTTTCAACTGTTGCGCGCGAAACTCGGTTGGGGTGGACAAGTCCAGGAAGGTGCAAGGTGTTAA
- the dnaJ gene encoding molecular chaperone DnaJ yields MAKRDYYEVLGLSRNASEQDIKKAFRRLAMKHHPDRNPDDSEAIARFKEAKEAHDVLTDARKRSAYDQFGHAGVSGAQGGFGGAGPGDFSGGSFSDIFGEVFGDIFGGGRAAGGGRRVHRGTDLRYDLSLTLEEAVSGKDVKIRIPTSVECHHCGGSGAKPGTQPKTCPTCQGLGQVRMQQGFFSVQQTCPQCRGSGRIIEEACAHCRGSGRLREEKTLSVKVPAGVDTGDRIRLAGEGEIGDQGGPPGDLYVQIQVQEHPIFTRDDNHLYCEVPISFTTAALGGEFQVPTLDGKVMLKVPQGTQSGKMFRMRGKGIKPVRGGPVGDLICRVMVETPINLTERQKELLRELDDSFTAGGDRHSPHSTSWLDRAKSFFEKMGL; encoded by the coding sequence ATGGCCAAACGCGACTACTACGAGGTTTTGGGCCTGAGCCGCAACGCGAGCGAGCAGGACATCAAAAAGGCGTTCAGACGCCTGGCGATGAAGCACCACCCGGACCGCAATCCGGACGACTCCGAGGCAATCGCCCGATTCAAGGAGGCCAAAGAGGCCCATGATGTGCTGACCGACGCGCGCAAGCGCTCGGCTTACGATCAGTTTGGGCACGCCGGAGTGAGCGGTGCCCAGGGCGGCTTTGGCGGGGCCGGGCCGGGTGACTTCAGCGGTGGCAGCTTCTCGGATATCTTCGGTGAAGTGTTCGGCGACATTTTCGGCGGTGGACGCGCGGCCGGCGGAGGCCGGCGGGTGCATCGCGGGACTGACTTGCGCTACGACTTGAGTTTGACGCTTGAGGAGGCCGTCTCTGGTAAGGATGTCAAGATTCGCATTCCCACCTCGGTGGAGTGTCACCACTGCGGTGGCAGCGGCGCCAAGCCCGGCACCCAACCCAAGACCTGCCCGACTTGTCAGGGTCTGGGCCAAGTGCGCATGCAGCAGGGCTTTTTCTCGGTCCAGCAAACCTGTCCACAATGCAGGGGTTCCGGGCGTATCATTGAGGAGGCCTGCGCTCATTGCCGCGGGTCCGGTCGGCTACGCGAAGAAAAGACGCTTTCGGTCAAGGTGCCGGCGGGGGTTGACACAGGGGATCGCATCCGCTTGGCGGGCGAGGGTGAAATCGGCGACCAGGGTGGCCCACCGGGTGATCTATATGTGCAGATTCAGGTGCAAGAGCATCCGATCTTCACCCGCGACGACAACCATCTCTACTGCGAGGTGCCGATTAGCTTCACCACAGCCGCGCTTGGCGGCGAGTTCCAGGTGCCGACCCTTGATGGCAAGGTGATGCTCAAGGTTCCGCAGGGAACCCAAAGCGGCAAGATGTTCCGCATGCGCGGCAAGGGCATCAAGCCGGTGCGCGGTGGTCCGGTAGGTGATCTGATCTGCCGGGTGATGGTGGAGACGCCAATCAATCTCACCGAGCGACAGAAAGAATTGCTGCGGGAACTCGATGATAGCTTCACCGCTGGTGGTGATCGCCATAGCCCGCATTCGACATCCTGGCTCGACCGGGCAAAGAGCTTTTTCGAGAAAATGGGGCTGTAA
- the recN gene encoding DNA repair protein RecN has protein sequence MLTHIQVQDLVIVSRLELEFGPGMTALTGETGAGKSILIDALGLTLGERADAGMIRAGSDKAEVSAHFDLSACPQARAWLAEQELDEDDDCAIRRVLQGSGRSRAFVNGRTVSSSQLKALGELLVDIHGQHAHQSLLRANAQRDLLDGYANHGPLRATVAQAYRHFRDNDERWKQLTAERDQRAARLDLLRFQLVELDDLALSEDELDQLDTDQRRLAHQGRLQETCARILQLVYDGEPALHDQLGRASGELSELSALDTRLAPSVELIEGAAVQIEEAASNLRQYLDALDMDPARLQEIEDRLSRIHEIARKYRILPAQLPERHRDIAGEYQQLEQADANLDSLTAARDQARDAYLKAAQTLTKSRRAAAERLSTTVTASMQELGMSGGLFAIDIQTQDSSASTAHGLDQISFLVSANPGQPAQSLAKVASGGELSRISLAIQVATANCISIPVLVFDEVDVGIGGGVAEIVGRQLRQLGEERQVLCVTHLPQVAAQAHQQLQVRKHTKDGQTFAEITALDAADRVNEIARMLGGTEITATTRAHAEEMLTRPQSGGTPAKAAIATSSHRNTDP, from the coding sequence GTGTTAACCCATATTCAAGTACAGGATCTGGTCATTGTCAGCCGTCTGGAGCTGGAATTCGGCCCCGGCATGACCGCCTTGACCGGCGAGACCGGCGCCGGCAAATCCATTCTGATCGATGCTCTGGGGCTGACCCTGGGCGAGCGCGCCGACGCGGGCATGATCCGCGCCGGGAGCGACAAGGCCGAGGTCAGCGCTCATTTCGATCTGAGCGCCTGTCCACAAGCGCGCGCCTGGCTGGCAGAGCAGGAACTGGACGAAGATGACGACTGCGCCATTCGCCGCGTACTCCAGGGCAGCGGTCGCTCACGTGCCTTCGTCAACGGCCGCACGGTTAGCAGCAGCCAGTTGAAAGCCCTGGGCGAGTTGCTGGTGGATATCCACGGGCAACACGCCCATCAATCCCTGCTGCGCGCCAACGCCCAGCGCGACCTGCTCGATGGCTATGCCAATCATGGCCCATTGCGCGCCACCGTGGCCCAAGCCTACCGCCACTTTCGCGACAATGACGAGCGTTGGAAGCAACTGACGGCCGAGCGCGACCAGCGCGCCGCGCGCCTCGACCTGCTGCGCTTTCAGCTCGTAGAACTCGACGACCTGGCGCTCAGTGAAGACGAACTCGATCAACTCGACACCGACCAGCGCCGCCTGGCTCATCAAGGGCGCCTGCAGGAAACCTGCGCGCGGATCCTGCAACTGGTTTACGACGGCGAACCCGCCCTGCACGACCAGCTCGGCCGCGCCAGTGGCGAACTCTCCGAACTGAGCGCCCTGGATACCAGACTGGCGCCAAGCGTCGAGCTCATTGAAGGGGCCGCGGTGCAGATTGAAGAAGCCGCCTCCAACCTGCGCCAGTACCTGGACGCACTCGACATGGACCCGGCGCGTTTGCAGGAGATCGAAGACCGTCTGAGCCGTATTCATGAGATAGCGCGCAAATATCGGATCTTGCCGGCTCAGCTCCCGGAGCGACACCGCGACATCGCCGGTGAATATCAGCAGCTCGAACAGGCCGATGCCAATCTCGACAGCCTGACAGCCGCGCGCGACCAGGCGCGCGATGCCTACCTCAAGGCCGCCCAAACACTGACCAAATCGCGCCGCGCCGCCGCCGAGCGCCTGAGCACCACGGTCACCGCCTCGATGCAGGAGCTTGGCATGTCCGGCGGGCTCTTCGCCATCGACATCCAAACCCAGGACAGCTCCGCCAGCACCGCCCATGGGCTCGATCAGATCAGCTTTTTGGTCAGCGCCAACCCCGGTCAGCCAGCGCAATCCCTGGCCAAGGTCGCCTCCGGCGGCGAACTCTCGCGCATCAGCCTTGCGATTCAGGTCGCCACCGCCAACTGCATCAGTATCCCAGTACTGGTCTTCGACGAGGTCGATGTTGGCATCGGTGGTGGCGTCGCCGAGATTGTCGGACGTCAGTTGCGCCAACTCGGCGAGGAGCGTCAGGTGCTTTGCGTCACCCACCTGCCCCAGGTCGCCGCCCAGGCCCACCAGCAGTTACAGGTACGCAAGCACACCAAGGACGGCCAAACTTTTGCTGAAATCACCGCGCTCGACGCCGCTGATCGCGTTAATGAAATCGCGCGCATGCTCGGTGGCACCGAGATCACCGCGACCACCCGTGCCCATGCCGAGGAGATGCTGACCAGACCACAATCTGGCGGCACACCAGCCAAAGCGGCCATCGCAACAAGCTCGCACAGGAACACTGACCCATGA
- a CDS encoding LabA-like NYN domain-containing protein translates to MSFLYSSQRVGVFVDAENVRYNGGYQMRYDVLRRFAGRSNGPLQRLNTYLAFDSERAREDYEYAKKSRAYQQMVRDYGWKITVKYVRRYTDENGVVSTKANADLDMAVDAMLQAGKLEQVILVTGDGDFLQVVSALQNGGCRVELIAFKNVSRQLQQQVDAFWSGYLIPDLLPINYEPRNDWGKPGSCVRGVCTKWFPDKGYGFLRFMDHISPNLWVTDPREPDSPYTSVFCHANEVAEDVAEEMLMNRETIFEFYLNESDQKDNGLVANNVRLAFGVNR, encoded by the coding sequence ATGTCATTTTTGTATTCTTCTCAACGTGTTGGCGTCTTTGTTGACGCCGAGAATGTCCGCTACAACGGCGGTTATCAAATGCGCTATGACGTGCTGCGGCGCTTTGCCGGACGCAGCAATGGCCCCCTGCAACGTCTGAATACTTATCTTGCCTTCGACAGTGAACGCGCGCGCGAGGACTACGAATATGCCAAAAAGTCGCGTGCCTACCAGCAAATGGTCCGGGATTACGGCTGGAAGATTACGGTAAAATATGTGCGGCGCTATACTGACGAAAACGGCGTGGTGTCGACCAAGGCCAATGCCGATCTTGACATGGCGGTGGACGCCATGCTGCAGGCTGGCAAACTGGAGCAGGTGATTTTGGTCACAGGCGATGGTGACTTCCTGCAAGTGGTCTCGGCGCTGCAAAATGGTGGCTGCCGGGTTGAGTTGATTGCTTTTAAGAATGTCTCGCGACAATTGCAGCAGCAGGTCGATGCCTTCTGGTCCGGTTATCTAATCCCGGATCTGCTGCCTATTAACTACGAGCCGCGCAACGACTGGGGCAAGCCAGGCTCCTGTGTGCGCGGGGTCTGCACGAAATGGTTTCCGGATAAAGGCTATGGTTTTCTGCGCTTCATGGATCACATCTCCCCCAATCTCTGGGTGACAGATCCGCGCGAGCCGGATTCGCCCTATACCAGTGTATTTTGCCATGCCAATGAGGTGGCTGAGGATGTGGCCGAAGAGATGCTCATGAATCGCGAGACTATTTTCGAGTTCTATCTCAACGAAAGCGACCAGAAGGACAATGGACTGGTAGCTAACAATGTGCGTTTGGCATTCGGGGTCAATCGCTAG
- the hrcA gene encoding heat-inducible transcriptional repressor HrcA: MAGTRGSETKVSERASLFLKTLIEHHIRDGQPVGSRTLAKETGLDLSPATVRNVMSDLEDMGLVSSPHTSAGRIPTLLGYRLFVDSLLTIKPLDEIDVNALRAEFEPLDEAAALVDTASRLLSGVTRLAGVVMLPRHERDVFRQIELLPLSGKKVLAILITGEGEVHNRILHTERTFSPAQLVQASNFLTELFTGQDMVDVRKRLVEDLHATHRQMDAMLRQALEMAQRVMESAEHKEQLLVSGQTNLMQFDELANADRLKTLFDAFNEKREILYLLDRCIQADGVQIFFGGESGYEVLDDCSLVTTPYRVDGEVLGVLGVIGPTRMDYQRVIPVVDVTARLLAAALRQHN, from the coding sequence ATGGCCGGGACGCGCGGCAGCGAAACCAAGGTCAGTGAGCGAGCATCGCTTTTTCTCAAGACACTGATCGAGCATCACATCCGCGACGGGCAACCGGTCGGATCGCGCACGCTCGCGAAAGAAACTGGCTTGGATCTCAGTCCAGCCACTGTGCGTAATGTGATGTCGGATTTGGAAGATATGGGGTTGGTGTCCTCCCCGCATACCTCGGCGGGACGGATACCGACCCTCTTGGGTTATCGGTTGTTCGTCGATAGCCTGCTGACTATCAAGCCGCTCGACGAGATCGATGTCAATGCACTGCGCGCGGAGTTCGAGCCTTTGGACGAAGCGGCAGCGCTGGTGGATACGGCATCCCGGCTGCTGTCGGGTGTGACCCGCTTGGCTGGCGTGGTCATGCTGCCTCGGCATGAGCGTGATGTCTTTCGTCAGATCGAGCTATTGCCGCTATCGGGTAAGAAGGTACTGGCGATACTTATCACGGGCGAGGGCGAGGTTCACAACCGGATCTTGCACACCGAGCGGACTTTCAGTCCGGCGCAGCTGGTTCAGGCGTCGAATTTTTTGACGGAATTGTTCACTGGCCAAGACATGGTCGACGTGCGCAAGCGGCTTGTGGAGGATTTGCACGCAACCCATCGGCAGATGGATGCAATGTTGCGCCAGGCGCTGGAAATGGCGCAGCGGGTGATGGAGTCGGCCGAGCACAAGGAGCAGCTGCTGGTGTCTGGTCAGACCAACTTGATGCAGTTCGATGAACTAGCAAACGCGGATCGTTTGAAGACCTTGTTCGATGCCTTTAATGAAAAGCGGGAAATTCTCTATTTGCTTGACCGCTGTATCCAGGCAGATGGGGTGCAGATTTTTTTCGGTGGCGAGTCCGGCTATGAGGTGCTTGACGACTGCAGTCTGGTGACCACGCCTTACCGGGTGGATGGCGAGGTGCTGGGGGTGCTTGGGGTGATCGGCCCAACCCGGATGGATTATCAGCGGGTGATTCCGGTCGTCGATGTGACAGCGCGTCTGCTGGCTGCGGCGCTTAGACAACACAATTGA
- the grpE gene encoding nucleotide exchange factor GrpE — translation MTIDQQGQEQPQGGAQERATQTGSQPGAQNGDQNSEGAGLNAEQAPESAEAGAEAAASPWPEDRGELIAMIEQERARNEAARDQLLRARAEVENISRRKAKELENAHKFALENFVRELLQVRDSLELGQAAASEPDADVVKLREGMELTVKLLADVMAKFGVERVDPMHQPFNPEFHQAMSMQPRADVAPNTVVAVIQRGYTLNGRLVRPALVMVSQAIEQS, via the coding sequence ATGACGATAGACCAGCAAGGTCAGGAACAACCACAGGGCGGTGCGCAAGAGCGGGCGACCCAGACCGGCTCCCAGCCTGGCGCCCAAAACGGCGACCAGAACAGCGAGGGAGCTGGCTTGAATGCCGAGCAGGCGCCTGAGTCGGCGGAGGCAGGCGCCGAAGCAGCGGCATCGCCCTGGCCGGAAGATCGTGGTGAATTGATCGCCATGATTGAGCAGGAGCGCGCGCGTAACGAGGCGGCACGCGACCAGTTGCTGCGCGCCCGGGCCGAGGTGGAGAACATTAGCCGGCGCAAGGCGAAGGAGCTTGAAAACGCGCACAAGTTCGCGCTTGAGAATTTTGTGCGCGAGCTGCTGCAGGTACGCGACAGTCTGGAACTCGGCCAGGCCGCGGCAAGCGAGCCCGATGCCGATGTGGTGAAGTTGCGCGAGGGCATGGAACTGACGGTCAAGCTGCTTGCGGATGTCATGGCCAAGTTTGGTGTCGAGCGGGTCGACCCCATGCATCAGCCCTTCAACCCCGAGTTTCATCAGGCGATGTCCATGCAGCCGCGTGCGGATGTCGCGCCCAATACCGTGGTGGCGGTGATTCAACGCGGTTACACCCTCAATGGTCGTTTGGTGCGCCCGGCGCTGGTGATGGTGTCGCAGGCGATCGAACAGAGTTGA